GAACATTATTTCTCAGTTATGTTTTGTAGCCTTTGGAAACAGGCTGCTAGTAGGAGGACGCCTATGATATTCCTATACTCTATTTTATGATGGTTTCCATTTGCAGCCATTGATCCACTACGATAAACAGCTGGTAGATATAAAAGACATTTTCTTATTCTAATCTGACTTCTAACTGCACAACCACTCCTGGGTTACATGTGCTCTGATAGCATTAAACACAGAAATGATCAATAATTCATGTATCTGTGAATCAGAGGTTCAGACATGGCCATAGATTTAGACAGCTTCTTGGCAATACGTCCATGTTGGTGTTCAAGCCTTTTCCAGTTAGGAAATGTAATTCGTGGGTCCATAAACCTTTTGAAAAGCAGCTGGATTGCAAGTTTCTAAGTGGGTCAAATTTACCGTCAAAAAACCACTTGGAGTGACTATCTGTTACAGTAACTCTAGTTTAGTGATCATGATACCTCAGATATATATTTTACTTATATCCTTGGAGgggatatgtacagtatgttgatgCAGTTCCTTGTTATTAGGATTGGTCTTTTCAGTAagttatttccaaaaaaaatctttcaaGGCATTATTAAAGAAATTATAATTGGAATTCACATGTACATGTGACGGCCCTTATTACCCGTGAAATACTGTTAAAATTGAAAAGCTTTTCCCCAAGTACTCTAATGAATAGTGATGAGTCGAAAGAGATTATTGATATTGTTAAATATGCATCATTTTCCTAGCGAGGGAATGCAGATTCCACAGCTGGGGTCCTGTGGATAATCCAATTATCACTGTTAATCACATCCTTATTTTCTTACCAAAGATTAGCTCCCCACAATGATCCACTACTGCACCTCAATCCTGCCATGAAAACTACaactgccattcagtcctgggaccATGCCAAGCAGTAAACTGAGAgatgtattttataatatttttcagATTGTTCCCTGTTTGTATCTGTTTTGTCAATTGTTAATTGAGTCATAATTGAGTCATATTTTTATGATAACCAAGCTCACACTCAGAAGCCACACTTTCTTAAGCTATTTTTCATGCTGCTTCAAATCCTGTAGTGATTGCATGATATATACAATTTTGTCAATTATAATATTGCAATAACCTAGTTTGTGTAACCTCactgctgatgaaggcactagcccaaAACTTTTGTCTGCCTTTAGTGACTTAATTTGTAGACAGGGTCGTATCTTTCATGTATTACAGTGACATGTAattttaagggttttttttttctttcaggacctgtattattattatttggtcatttagcagggggtgaactatgcgtcaACAActgcagtcacttccaataggaccttggttttacatctcacccaaaggacagagcacaaggaggttacattaaatgacttgctcagattcacacacagtgagtcagtggctgggattgaaccaggaacctcctgataacaagcccttttctttaaccagttaATAGCAATTATAAACTGACTACCTCAACATCTTACACATCAtcatgagtactgcatataaCTCTTTCAAAGTTTTAACAGACTAAGCCAGTCTTTCTATTACCTATTGTATAGCACCTGTTTAGGTTTCAGAGCTAATGTGCTGTCCTGAATTGGAGAAACTGTTCCTTTAGTTcaagggttttgtttttggtgcagAAGGTGGTGTGGTACATCTTCACTTAGGTAGAGAATCACTGGTGACTGGCAGTTTGTATGTGAGTGGTATTGCTTGTTGTGTTTGCATTGCGAGCAGTGATTTGAAGTTCCTGGGATGGCGTCAGTAACCCTCATTATTATATAAATAGCTTGGTTTGTTTGATTCTTTGGGGAAATCACATGAAGTCATTTTCAACTGCTACTATTCAAATTTCAAATAAATAtgctaatttagattttttttaatgagataaaaaaaagaatatgttgTGTATCAATGCAATCATATTCATAGTCTCAAATAACTGGGATCTAACTTAAAATAGATCAAAAATTGTACACCAGTATTTTGCACAGTAGTTTCTGTTAACTGAGTGAAATTTGCATAGCCTTGTTTCCATTTCCGGTATTTTAAAATCTTGACACTTTTTGTAGCATAATCTCTCAAAAGCATTATGCAATTTAAAAGATTAGCTAAATATGGATAGCACGGCTGTAACAACAAAACATGTATAATGTAGAAGATCCGGCCTGGGTTTGATAGTCTTTTAATTATAACTATGTTACCCTTTGTCCCTTCTGTGAATTCTGTGCAAGGGGATGTTAGGTTATCTTGGCTATAGTGACAGCGACTGCAGATATATAAAGGGAGATCTTAGGCTCAGAATAACAATTAGTCCATTTGTGGTACAATATGGTATGATAAAATACTGTATGGACATATACAGCTTAACAGCAACCATCACCATTCGCAAATGGAAGGCAGAGATAATTCATCCTGCGTGCTGTCTGGGTAAAGGATTTTTCATTTTCCATTCTACAGTGCATGTGTTGTACAAGGCTCTGCCATGCTGTAAATCTATAGGCCTGGACTCACTCATGCATGCAGTACATTGTGCACCATCATGATATTTGCATTAGCCAATCAAAACAGTAAATCCTACAGTGTCAGATCACCTGATGTTGGACAGGGCCCTGCAATCTACAGtagtagctgctgctgctgcgctgCTGTCATCAGGCTTGGAAGAATACACCTTGCTATACCAGcaatataacaaatacaaataatgttcTTTTTAGACATAAACACAATTGtttaaagcagagtgaaagctttACAGGGTTAACAATAAAATTCACTTAATATACCCAagggagattttttttcttttttcctgcaTTTGCATTTGCACTTTCTGAGAATCAGAGAGTTCCCTTTTGGGTAAAGCAAATGACAGTAAAATctgtaattactgttttaaaatgttatagtaTGCTTTAACCAGAAACAACACACAGGTTTCAAAGCTAGTTTCAATAGACGATTCCCCAGTGTTTCGTTCCAATCCTTTCAGGAACCAAAGCATCTGTCTGAAGAGAAGAAGCTTTAGGCTACTGTAGCAGGCACAGAATGATATGGGTCCACTGATAATCAGTTGCTTCATTTTGTACTAGATGGGATATCTTTGTAAAAACTGCAGTAGCATTGttattacacaaataaatagAATGAATAGagaaatgcatattttttattttctattgaaatgaataCGTCAATGCGTTAATGACATAATGTCTCAGTTCTGCTCAGGTTATTTGAATTGGCTCTTTTCTCGGTAAGTCACTTTCCTGTAACAAACCACCAAATGTGGATCCAGTGGATAATCAAAGCATGGATGTgttgaatgctttttaaaccctgtgGTGGGGATGAGATAAGAGTAGAAATGGTGTTCAACATGTGTGTGGCTTGTTTTAACAGGTCTTCCACATCTCAGAGATAATGGGGAAGAGGCAAGAAATGAAACACAGAAGGATCTCATCGATTTCTATTGAAAAGATGAATATCCCTTAATGAAAATATTCAAGGCACTGTAGTATTTGCAAAAATGGCAAAGAAAGGGCGTTCAAAGGGTGAAAAGCCCGAAGCTCTGGTTTCTTCCCTGCAGGCTGCCAATGAAGATCTCAGGTCAAAATTGACAGATATTCAAATAGAATTACATCAAGAGAAATGCAAGGTAAGTGTGTGTGTAGTGGTGTCATGTTGTAATCATCAATTATCCTAGTGTTTCCCCCTAAAACTAAAATTACTCCCACTAGTTGTACAATTAAGGAGtatgcaaaataatatatattttatataaacaatttaaaaataataataattatgatattTCATTttcaccacatttattttattattattttttttttatttaggtaaGCAAACTTGAGCGAGAAAAGGTTCAAGAAGCAAAGCGAATCCGCGAGCAGGAGCAACATAAACACACAGTGACCCTGACGGAGCTCAAAGCCAAACTCCACGAGGACAAAATGAAAGAGCTGCAGGCTCTCCGTGAGAACCTAGTCAAACAGCACGAGCAGGAAATGGCGAGGACAATAAAAATCAAAGACGGGGAGAACCAGCGGCTCAAGTCAGTGCTCGGCTCCTTGCGGGACGGGAGCAGCGATAAAGTAAGGACAGCTTTGACGCTTGAGGCCAGAGAGGAGGCCAGGAGATTCTTTGACTCTGAACGCCTCAAACTGCTGCAGGAAATTACAGAATTGAAATTGGCCAAAAAGCAAGTGGACGAGGCCCTTAATAACACGATTCAGGCGGATAAAATGAAAGCTGGAGACCTGAGAAGCGAACATCATTTACATCAGGAGCATATATCCAAGATCAAGTGGGAAAGTGAGAGAGACATCCGGAGGCTGGTGAGTAAATCAAGATTAATAAATCACTTGACCACCTGTTTTAAAAAGGACAACttctttcctttatttattaatcCATTCCATAAActcatcactctctgtgtaaTAAAGAGGAGAGCCCACTGAGATCTACATCTAATTTCCAAGGAGCATACTACATtaacagtatgtactgtatatcttaATTTATAAACGTCCATAGCGTAGTAAACAGATCATTTCTCTAGACAAGCTTTTTTGTTTGTAATGCCCGCAGGTAGACGAGATTAAATCAAAAGACAGGACGGTTTTTGCTCTGGAGAAGGAGCTGGAGAGTCAGACCAGCTTCATTCAGAAGCTCCAGTTGCAGAAGGATGCCCTCGATGAGCAGCTGTTTCTGGTGAAAGAGGCCGAGTGTAACATTGGCAGTCCCAAACGAGAGATTCCTGGAAGGGCAGGAGATGGGGCAGAACATTGTGGCAGCCCAGTAAGTCAGATCCCATTATTAAAATCTGCTTTCGTTAACTAGGACTAAGGAAGTTAAGGACTGGTTGCAACAAGGTACTAGATTGAAAAGGACTGAAAATATAAACAGTGAATGCCACTGCTCTAAGCCGTTATACCTTGCTAACAGTTATTCTTTAGAGTACATTACACAAGAGTACCCTGCTGTTTACTCTTCCATGTTAAAAAAACGTCTTGTGACACTGACCCAAAGGACTGCCCAACCCCACCCCCCGATACCCCGCAAGTGCAGCCATCACCTTGATGATGCTAACGGCTTGTTCTTTCAGGATTTGCGGAGGAACCACAGAAGGGTTGCTGAATTAAATTCCACAATCCGCAAACTGGAGGACAGAAATACCTTGCTGGTGGATGAAAGGAATGAACTGGTATGGATTTTGTTAAACATGATTCTGATCTATGATATTGAAGTAACTATTGTTCAAATTCAGGGTAATGAATTAAATGTTACTTAATTGGCACTGTCATTTTAATGAAGTACAATTCTACTAATACAAatgctaaaaagaaaaaatagcatATTGCTTTTTTTCACAGAGAATCAGTATTTCCGATCACCTCAAATAAAATCTGcttgaaataaaacacagatttTAACTTTACTTTCATTCAATGACTgaattacagtattacagtactgTTCTGTCAATATTCTGTCGATTTGTATTGGATGCAAATTGCCCTCATGTAACGCAGCAGTAATGCACAACAACATTGCTTGTTTGATTTTGAACAGTTGAAACGGGTTCGAGAATCTGAAAAACAGTGCAAACCGATGCTTGAGAAGAACAAGTGCCTCACTAAACGAAATGATGAACTCACCCAGTCACTGCAGCGCTTGGAAGAAAAGATGAAAGCATTAACTAAAGAAAACCTGGAAATGGTATGTATGCATAATGTCAAGGTTCGATGTCAAATTGCTTTTGGAATAGTCTAGGTAAACAACAACACATTGAAAAGGAAGTGCTTTTATACTTGTATACTGTAGCGCTGTAGATTACTATCACTTGCACAAATCCTTGTGTGTGTCTTTGTCCGCAGAAAGAAAAAATCAGTTCTCATCCACCTTTGAAGAAGCTCAAATCTTTGAACGATCTGGATCAGGCTCAGGATGAtcaagaaatagaatttttaaaaCTTCAGGTTCTAGAACAGCAGAACATGATAGATGACTTAACAAGGGTAAGCTATAGACACACTCGTACAGTATTAAAGTTGCATCGAGCACACTGGCCAGTCACAAAGTGGACCGAAAGCCTGTTATTTTCTTCATTATTTCTCTGTATGTGCATTATTACATTTGTTTACCCTGCTGAGcactcaaacattttttttttaacaaagttacTCTTTTTGCACACACAGCATGCAATGTGACTTAGAATAAAGGAAGAAAAAAGTACTTTTCATAAACAATTTCTTATTTCTTGAACTGGTAGATCTCAATGTAATTACTAATTATATACATAGTCAATGTAATTGCCCATTGTCCACATATTTTTTTCAGGACAGAGAAAAATTGCTACGTAAGAAGAGGCATAAACGAAGTTCAAAAGCCCACAAGGTAAGCAATGTTTAAAACAGTACACTTTTCAATTACCTCATCATTTGAGAGTACTGTATGTATCTGCAAtgcaaaatatctttttttttctttctgttgaaGCGACCTATACTGGTGGACACCTTTTTTGGGTACGATGAAGAATCAATGGATTCTGAAACCTCTTCCATGGCCTCGTTTCGAACTGACCGAACACCAGCCACACCTGATGAGGACATGGATGAAGTAGGTTGAACATGGATCAAATTGAATAGTTCTAAAGGACAATTACAGACATGTCCTAATACTATAGTACTGTAGCACATTTATGGCAAACGTGAATTATGATGAATAACAATATGGTGGTAATTATACCTTTTATCCAGCTAAGGAATGaatatttgtttgaattattaaagtatatttcaacatgaaaaaaaaacaatatttgtccTAGCActgctgtaaaaaataataatgagacCTGGGGTTGTTTTTCAGCGAACAGGTAAGGGATGCGTTGTAGAATACCAAGATTGTACATCTGAATTCATCATTACAGATTACAGATTACAGAGAAATTCTAGTTAACATTGAAATAGCAGGTCCCAGTACAGAATAGGAATCGCGACTCCAGGTTTGCATACTTTAACTTATTGATGTGGTGTGTGTTTCCATGAAGGGTATGGCAGCAGAGGAGTCTGAACTGAGATTCCGCCAGATGACCAGGGAATATCAAGCCCTTCAGCGAGCCTATGCCCTGCTACAGGAACACACGGGAGGCCTTATAGATGCTGAGAGGGAATCAAAGGTGAAAGTCAGCCCTGAAGCAAAAGCACTCGATAATAATTCCAGACGTTTTTGGACCAGTTTTGTTcacgtttttattttctttaacaatactgatgcatgtttttttttgtttgttttttttcaggcccAAGAAAAACTGCAAGCTGAAGTACTCAGGTATAAAGCTAAAATTGAGGATCTAGAGAAAGAACTTGCCCAGAAAGGACAGGTAAGGAAATCTACATGTAAACGGTGTGTGTTAATCATTACACAGGCAAAACACCATAGCGTTGGAGAGATCCACGCATTCCCCTGCAGTAACCTCAGTTAAATATAACAGGTTCTTCACAAAATTTAATAGATAATTGAAAACGTCTTGTTAATCATTACCATATCTGtttttagcaaaaaataaataaatcaataaccaTTTATGAAAACTCAGAAAACTCATTGTGATATTTACAGTTATGATTTCTAAAGTGTCAGTTTGTTCATGTAGTCATCTATTGTGTAATTAACAAGTTAGTGAGAACAACCCTTACATTAACATTTTGAATAGTGGCACAGAGGCATTGGAGAAACAATTcactattcatttattattattattattattatttatttcttagcagacacccttatccagggcgacttacagtcgtaaacaaatgcattttaccTGCAGTTTTAGTGTTTTGCCAGTTCTCACTGTACATGCCACTGTTTTGAATCTCAGACCTGCTAATTTCTTGTCATAGGATTCAAAATGGGTCGAAGACAAGCAACTATTTCTTAAAAGAAATCAAGAACTTATTGAAAAGGTATGTGGAGGCTTCAACTACAGACAAGAGGTAGATAAACTACAATACTTTTGCAAATTATGTCTTTTCATGcccataaatacattttttttttttttttagatagacGCCCTTGAGGCAGAAATCAGCCGTCTTCAAGAAGAACTTCAAGACTCCAAGGACCAGAATGAACTGCTAGAATTCCGTATCTTGGAATTAGAGGTGATGCCATTTAGATTTTATACAGTGTGTACATTTCTTAAGCAAGCGTGAGAGTTACACAATGATGTTACGTTttagaaaataataatcattGAAAACTCAATGAGATGCAGCGTCTCTGTTACAAGAGTGGCCTGGATGAGTAGCAGGCAGTGGCACAAAGTCATTCATAATTACACTCTAAACACACAGGgatttaaaaacattacatttcagcACATTCTTTTAATAGTCCTAATATAATGCTAAAACATGCTTCTAatagatttgttatttttttttttttttaaacaggttatCTGTAAGATTAGAAAAGCAAAACACAACGTTGTTTTTTAGTTGTTTAAGTTTAATCAGATACAGCTTTATCTGACAATTATCAGtcaatttgctttttttttctagtaATAAATCAAATGTTCGGTTCAGAACCATCCAGCTGAACTGCCAAACAGAGACGGGTGGAGAACGCCCCCTCAGGGCCAGCCTTTGAAACAAATTGAAATTCACACACCATCTCACACAGTGCAATTCTTCTGGTGCATGCCTAATTGATTGGCTAGCTCAGGCTTTTCATAGTGAGCAAGCAGTAAATAAAAGCCAGATAGGCAGTTTAAATGCAGACTGCTGCCACCCAGTGTTCAAAACAGCAACATACAATACTCTAGCCCCATTGTTCTATGGAGATGATCATtggtttttaattataatgaCATGTGtgctatacagtactgtatgtttttagaAATACTGTAGTATAATATGTACAGCCCATAGCTGTCTGTCCAGATCCTAGAAACTACAAGCCATTACTAGTGTAGGAGACACACTGAAGGCAGATACAATAAAGAAAAGGATTAACATGTTATCgttaatattgttatttacagGAACGTGAAAGGCGATCCCCTCCTTTCAATCTCCAGATCCACCCCTTCTCGGAGGGAGTCAGTGCTCTTCAGATCTACTGTATGAAGGAAGGGGTCAAAGTATGTCTaagcatttttattatgattatccACTCCATAACCACCCTTAACTGTATTGCACGcacactgtgaaaaaaaaaaaaaaagtgggatgTTCAAAGTAAAAGCAAGGTTTTACAGACCCACGCAGACCATTTACTATAGCGTAACCCTTAGATAGAGGTTATATTTGAATGCTTAGAGCAGAGGTGTTGATTGGGTCATAACGTTACATTATATTATTGTTTACCATATGACCAGCGGCCGTTCACTTTTATTGGAGATTTCAAATTCTATTGcagataaacaaacatcacaTAGACAGCATGTTGCCAAGTCGAAGGACTGATTCCACCCCTGTGTAGCCTTTTAACATGGGTAGTAAGGGCCTGCACAGCAAGCAGCTTTTCTTGTCAATGTTATTTccaatgtttgtttctttttaggaTGTCTGTATTCCTGATCTAATAAAGCTGCTGGACATTCTGGGAGACAATGGTGTAAGTATTCCAGTTCTGTGTCAACTGCATTgttctgtttgttgtttttcctgATGTGTGGTCATTTTCCATTATGGGGATAACAAAAAGTCTTAATGCACTGTACTTGTCAGTGTATTCTAGAGTAGTGTGAGTACTGTGTGCTCACTATATGAGAGgcgtgattttttaaaatgagtttatttaaaataatgagaTTTTTTTCCACATAATATTTCACAAATAGCTTGTTTCCCCTCTTGaattactttatttgtatttattgttttgcaGAATTTAAGAAATGAAGAGCAAGTGGCCATCATTCAAGCAAGCACTGTATTATCACTTGCAGAAAAGGTAATTTAAGACAAGATCAAACTGCTTCGTCCATGACAGGGATTTTAGATTGTGATCTTAAACTGGATATTGTATAATATTAACAAGATGAATTTCTCAGAAAACGTTTATCTACCGAATATTAGGTTTTGTTATGAGACATGTTTTGTTGTATTCAGTGttgctgtattgttatttttatgaacattaagtacagtactgtgctctGATACCCTTTTTAATGGATGTTCTTATTGTTTCGTATGCCACTTAGTGGATACAGCAGATTGAAGGTACTGAAGCTGCTCTGCATCAAAAAATGCTGGACTTGGAAATTGAAATGGTAAGAAAATCAGAAATCAGCATtccttaaaaaagaaaatcaatgtaTCTATATGGTCCTGTTGAGGAGCCCTCTTTTATAGTACTGCAAGTTCAGGATATATAGAAATTTATTTGTAGAGGCACCTATAGTACATGTGTTACATGACGATAGACGTATCCAATTGTAACATCCAGTTGTTTAGGGGTATGCAGAGGAACCCGTCGGTCTGTCCATACTGCATGTCACGCTTACTTACACTTACACAAATGATCTCTTTTTTAATGGCACTCATTTCTCTAATcgtgtatttaaaatgaaatatgcaATACAGTAAGATATTGACAGCACTATAGACTAAAGATATTGGTCTGTGTGCAAAGCCAATACATCACATTTAAAGCACAGCCAATGTGCTTCAGCCCTTGCCTAAAAGAGTCACGTTGCAAGTGCTGAGAAAGCCATTTGCACTTTTCACAGAAGCCAAATGCTATTTTTGCATGTGAAACGGGCTAGCTCGTGCTTGCCAATCCTAAACAAACGTCGTACGTCATGGACTGCAGTTTACGGTTCACTGTTATTTGCTTTGCTCCCTCTCAAGGGCAGTTTTGATTTAATTCCTGTATATTGTGTTAAATTTGCAGGATATGTTTTGTAAGCAGAAAGGCTATTTGGAAGAAGAACTTGATTATAGAAAACAAGCCTTGGACCAGGCATACATGGTAAACAAACTCACTAAAAGTGTACTTGAGATGGGTCCTGTGACGTTGTTAGTGGGAATCcagtatttaaagtataaactgttgATGCGAGTGTTTTGCTTTCTGCAAAACTAAATTATAATAACCAACTGTTCAACCCTCTCTTAAGATAGAAGATTGTAGCCTGATTGGGGGT
The window above is part of the Acipenser ruthenus chromosome 22, fAciRut3.2 maternal haplotype, whole genome shotgun sequence genome. Proteins encoded here:
- the LOC131699469 gene encoding janus kinase and microtubule-interacting protein 2-like isoform X1, which codes for MAKKGRSKGEKPEALVSSLQAANEDLRSKLTDIQIELHQEKCKVSKLEREKVQEAKRIREQEQHKHTVTLTELKAKLHEDKMKELQALRENLVKQHEQEMARTIKIKDGENQRLKSVLGSLRDGSSDKVRTALTLEAREEARRFFDSERLKLLQEITELKLAKKQVDEALNNTIQADKMKAGDLRSEHHLHQEHISKIKWESERDIRRLVDEIKSKDRTVFALEKELESQTSFIQKLQLQKDALDEQLFLVKEAECNIGSPKREIPGRAGDGAEHCGSPDLRRNHRRVAELNSTIRKLEDRNTLLVDERNELLKRVRESEKQCKPMLEKNKCLTKRNDELTQSLQRLEEKMKALTKENLEMKEKISSHPPLKKLKSLNDLDQAQDDQEIEFLKLQVLEQQNMIDDLTRDREKLLRKKRHKRSSKAHKRPILVDTFFGYDEESMDSETSSMASFRTDRTPATPDEDMDEGMAAEESELRFRQMTREYQALQRAYALLQEHTGGLIDAERESKAQEKLQAEVLRYKAKIEDLEKELAQKGQDSKWVEDKQLFLKRNQELIEKIDALEAEISRLQEELQDSKDQNELLEFRILELEERERRSPPFNLQIHPFSEGVSALQIYCMKEGVKDVCIPDLIKLLDILGDNGNLRNEEQVAIIQASTVLSLAEKWIQQIEGTEAALHQKMLDLEIEMDMFCKQKGYLEEELDYRKQALDQAYMQIQDLEATLYNALQQDTVIKFGESLSEKQKDELRSAVEKLRRQMLRKSREFDCQILQERMEMLQQAHQRIRDLEDKTDIQKRQIKDLEEKTLWKFRTCTEQWFQSINEQNLVYSNLIYVAKATLTYFI
- the LOC131699469 gene encoding janus kinase and microtubule-interacting protein 2-like isoform X2 translates to MAKKGRSKGEKPEALVSSLQAANEDLRSKLTDIQIELHQEKCKVSKLEREKVQEAKRIREQEQHKHTVTLTELKAKLHEDKMKELQALRENLVKQHEQEMARTIKIKDGENQRLKSVLGSLRDGSSDKVRTALTLEAREEARRFFDSERLKLLQEITELKLAKKQVDEALNNTIQADKMKAGDLRSEHHLHQEHISKIKWESERDIRRLVDEIKSKDRTVFALEKELESQTSFIQKLQLQKDALDEQLFLVKEAECNIGSPKREIPGRAGDGAEHCGSPDLRRNHRRVAELNSTIRKLEDRNTLLVDERNELLKRVRESEKQCKPMLEKNKCLTKRNDELTQSLQRLEEKMKALTKENLEMKEKISSHPPLKKLKSLNDLDQAQDDQEIEFLKLQVLEQQNMIDDLTRDREKLLRKKRHKRSSKAHKRPILVDTFFGYDEESMDSETSSMASFRTDRTPATPDEDMDEGMAAEESELRFRQMTREYQALQRAYALLQEHTGGLIDAERESKAQEKLQAEVLRYKAKIEDLEKELAQKGQDSKWVEDKQLFLKRNQELIEKIDALEAEISRLQEELQDSKDQNELLEFRILELEERERRSPPFNLQIHPFSEGVSALQIYCMKEGVKDVCIPDLIKLLDILGDNGNLRNEEQVAIIQASTVLSLAEKWIQQIEGTEAALHQKMLDLEIEMDMFCKQKGYLEEELDYRKQALDQAYMQIQDLEATLYNALQQDTVIKFGESLSEKQKDELRSAVEKLRRQMLRKSREFDCQILQERMEMLQQAHQRIRDLEDKTDIQKRQIKDLEEKFLFLFLFFSLAFILWP